Part of the Streptomyces sp. RFCAC02 genome is shown below.
CGGCGGCGCGCGAGGCGGGCCTCGAGGACGTGCTGGGCGAGGCGTTCGAGCAGTGGCACTTCTTCCGCAACTTCCTGTCGAACGTCGAGATGACGCTCGCCAAGACGGACCTGCGCGTCGCACGGCACTACGTGGAGACGCTGGTGCCGCAGGAGCTGCGGCACGTGTTCGAGGTCATCGAGGACGAGCACCGGCGGACGGTCGCCGAGGTGCTGCGGATCACCGGCGGCGGTGAGCTGCTGGAGGCCAACCCGGCGCTCCGGCGGACCCTGCGCATCCGGGACGCGTACCTCGACCCGATCTCGTACCTCCAGGTGACGCTGCTGCACCGGCAGCGCGAGGCGGCGGCGCGCGGCGAGGAGCCGGACCAGCTCCTGTCCCGCGCGCTCCTGCTGACGGTCAACGGCGTGGCCGCCGGCATGCGCAACACGGGCTGAGCCCGCGCGGCGGGCCGGTCCGGCCGGGCGCGGTCAGCCCGTGCGGACCGGCACGCCGACGGCGGCGCGGGCGCCCAGGTCGAGGCCGAGCAGGCCGTCGAGGCCGGGGAAGCGCCGCAGCATCGCCTCCTTGAGGGCGTCCGCGTCCCGCGCCCGCTCCGCCTCCTCGCCGAACGCGGCGAGGTAGGCGCGGGTGAACGCGATCACCGACGGGTCGGTCGCGGTGTCGGGCGCGCGGTGGCCGGGGACGACGAAGGCGGCGTCCAGCGTCTCCGCCTCGGCGAGCACCGCGTCCCAGGCGGCCCGCGCGGCGGGGGACGGCGCGGCGGCCGTCCACGGGTGGAGGCCGGCGGATAGGGGGGCGCCGCCGATCAGCGCGCGGTCCTCGGGCTGCCACAGGTACTGCGTGCGGGGCGTCAGCTCCGGGTCGGACGGCACGCCGCCGCGCACCTCGAACACCCGCCCCTCCAGCTCCAGCGCGGACCCGGCCAGCGGTTCGGGGACGACGACCGAGCCGGCCAGGTTGGCGCCGAGATTCCGCCACGCGGCGCGGTGCCGTTCCGCGCCGGCGGCGATGCGGTCCGCCGTGCCGGGCGGCGCGACGAACCGGGCGCCGGGGAACGCGTCCCTGACCACTTCGAGGCCGAGCCAGCAGTCCGGGTCGGGCGTGCCGACGAACACGGTCGTGAGGCGCCTGCCCGAGTCCAGCAGCCCGGCGACGACCCGGTGCTGCTCGGCGAGTGTGAACTGCCCGTCCACGAGGAGGACGTCGCGCTCGCCCATGACCATGACGGACGTCTTGTGCAGGCCGGGACCGCCCGCCGTGTGGACGGCGTACGACAGCGCGGGGGTCGGCACGGGCGGCGGGGACATGCCCCAAGCGAAGCACGGCGGGGCGCGGGCCGCATTCCGGTGCGGCGGGCGGGGCGGCGCGGCAAACCCGCGCAACGGAATCCCGCGGAAAGTGACCCGATCCTGCCGGTGACCCGCGCAACCCTTTCCGGCCGGTGATCGCCGTAAACTTCCGGCGCCCTGTTGATTGTTTCGGGAAACCCGGGTCAACGCGGTGACGTGTTTCTCGCCCCGGGGTTAGCGTGGGCGCCGCCCCGGGGAATTCACCGAGTTTCGAACGAGCAGAGGAATTTCCTTGACCGAGGAATCACGAAACCCCCGCACATTCCGCCGAACCCTCACCCGCGGCGCGCTGGCCGCCGCCGTGACCGCCGCCTGCGCCGTCGCCGCCCTCCCGGCCACCGCGCAGGCGGCCTCCGACCCCGTGCCGATGATCATCGGCGGCGACGAGGCCACCGGTCCTTACGACTTCGTCACCGCCATCGAGATGACGCGCGACGACGGCGTCGCGCGGTTCCGCTGCGGCGGCTCGCTCATCGACGAGGAGTGGGTCGTGACGGCGGCGCACTGCGTCAGCGACCGGGAGACCGGCGAGGTCATCGACGCGTCGCTGTTCCACGCGCGTGTCGGCTCGCTCGACCGCACGAGCGGCGGCAGCACCGCCGAGGTCTC
Proteins encoded:
- a CDS encoding MBL fold metallo-hydrolase, which produces MSPPPVPTPALSYAVHTAGGPGLHKTSVMVMGERDVLLVDGQFTLAEQHRVVAGLLDSGRRLTTVFVGTPDPDCWLGLEVVRDAFPGARFVAPPGTADRIAAGAERHRAAWRNLGANLAGSVVVPEPLAGSALELEGRVFEVRGGVPSDPELTPRTQYLWQPEDRALIGGAPLSAGLHPWTAAAPSPAARAAWDAVLAEAETLDAAFVVPGHRAPDTATDPSVIAFTRAYLAAFGEEAERARDADALKEAMLRRFPGLDGLLGLDLGARAAVGVPVRTG